In the Coturnix japonica isolate 7356 chromosome 6, Coturnix japonica 2.1, whole genome shotgun sequence genome, one interval contains:
- the LOC107315785 gene encoding bone morphogenetic protein 7-like has protein sequence MAGGRLWLWMGLAWLLGLAQLGALPLTAGPRDEVQAAALQRLREVFDIEELPPDVLPHKKPPQFMVDLFNKVADANGITRAPGLLEGDVVRSFEDRAPVEQDLFFFDVSAMERGEQVLKAELRVFKLRRRRVARRADPQHFCKVEVYELLEGGSKPHKKHLIASRLMSMYSEGWEVFNVTQTVSKWVGSSNSNHGFLITATHLLSNRIEHNLVAFAKGQGNLQESRNALLVLFINSNKRRSSSFVSSSAKVNPAKNDALLRVPRETLIIKNSNESNSRRPRAAAVPSSKSQVTVCHRRELYVDFHAIGWSGWIIYPSGYNAFYCRGSCLFPLGESQNATNHATVQSIVHTLKLSQDVSTPCCVPDELKSLNLLYFDDKENVVLKNYKDMVATRCGCH, from the exons ATGGCGGGCGGGCGGCTGTGGCTATGGATGGGGCTGGcctggctgctggggctggcGCAGCTCGGAGCCTTGCCCCTGACCGCCGGACCGCGGGACGAGGTGCAGGCGGCGGCGTTGCAGCGGCTGCGGGAGGTGTTTGACATCGAGGAGCTGCCCCCCGACGTGCTGCCCCACAAAAAGCCGCCGCAGTTCATGGTGGATCTCTTCAACAAGGTGGCCGACGCCAACGGCATCACCCGCGCACCCGGACTGCTGGAAGGAGACGTGGTGCGCAGCTTCGAGGACCGAG CTCCCGTGGAGCAGGACCTCTTCTTCTTCGATGTCAGCGCCATGGAGAGGGGCGAGCAGGTGCTGAAGGCCGAGCTGAGGGTGTTCAAGCTGAGGAGGAGGCGCGTGGCCAGGAGAGCCGATCCGCAGCACTTCTGCAAA GTGGAAGTGTATGAGCTACTGGAGGGTGGAAGTAAACCACACAAAAAACATCTCATTGCATCACGATTGATGTCTATGTACTCAGAAGGCTGGGAAGTATTCAATGTCACGCAGACG GTTTCCAAGTGGGTAGGAAGCAGTAACTCCAACCATGGCTTTTTGATAACTGCAACACACTTACTCAGCAATAGGATTGAACACAACCTGGTTGCATTTGCAAAGGGACAGGGCAATTTGCAGGAGAGCAGAAATGCTCTCCTTGTCCTCTTCATCAACAGTAATAAACGGAGGTCTTCCAGCTTTGTATCCTCTTCTGCAA AGGTGAACCCTGCCAAAAATGATGCCTTGTTACGTGTGCCACGTGAAACTCTGATAAtcaaaaacagcaatgaaagcaaCAGCAGGAGACCTCGGGCTGCTGCAGTACCTTCTTCCAAAAGCCAGGTAACAGTGTGTCATCGAAGAGAACTCTATGTTGACTTCCACGCTATTGGCTGGTCAGGATGGATTATTTACCCAAGTGGATACAATGCATTTTACTGCAGAGGCTCCTGTCTTTTCCCCTTGGGGGAAAGTCAAAATGCAACAAACCATGCCACCGTTCAGTCCATAGTCCATACACTTAAACTGTCTCAGGATGTCAGCACGCCCTGCTGTGTTCCAGATGAACTGAAGTCCCTCAATCTCCTCTACTTTgatgacaaagaaaatgtggttcttaaaaattacaaagaCATGGTGGCAACAAGGTGTGGTTGTCATTAA